Proteins found in one Actinokineospora alba genomic segment:
- a CDS encoding DUF2752 domain-containing protein: protein MLVRWAALGAGVVAGCAYVLATDPTTPGGLVCPSKWVGLCCPGCGGLRMVYSLLHGRVLDAVHYNAVTLLVLPLFVWAAVQWARGRALTWPRWGPPVLMGVLAAWFVARNLPFEPFSRWYV from the coding sequence GTGCTCGTCCGGTGGGCGGCACTCGGCGCGGGCGTGGTCGCGGGGTGCGCCTACGTGCTCGCCACCGACCCGACGACGCCGGGTGGGCTCGTCTGCCCGTCGAAGTGGGTCGGCCTGTGCTGTCCAGGCTGCGGTGGTCTGCGGATGGTCTACAGCCTGCTCCACGGCAGGGTCCTCGACGCGGTCCACTACAACGCGGTGACCCTGCTCGTGCTGCCCCTGTTCGTCTGGGCGGCGGTCCAGTGGGCGCGGGGGAGGGCTCTGACCTGGCCGCGGTGGGGTCCGCCGGTGTTGATGGGCGTCCTCGCGGCCTGGTTCGTGGCGCGGAACCTCCCGTTCGAGCCGTTCAGTCGGTGGTACGTGTGA
- a CDS encoding TIGR03943 family putative permease subunit has protein sequence MRRETQNILLVLVGGALLKISFTGTYLLYVKPAHQYWLIAGGLIMVALAAVSIGRDLMSTREPAQPAVKLNFGADSDGAEPAPAPAAHGDHHDDHTDEHGDHHHSAKSAWLLLLPVLAIFLVAPPALGADSVMRGDNRAAATRSSGTDGSTAFPPIPQGDVVSLAMSDFAARAAWDSGKSLDNRTVRLTGFVVTQDGATYLARLSIACCAADAFPVKVKLDGPGTAGLANDTWLEVTGQFQPGTATKETDYVPSMTVASMVQIPQPENPYEA, from the coding sequence ATGAGGCGCGAAACGCAGAACATCCTGCTGGTCCTGGTCGGCGGTGCGCTGCTGAAGATCTCGTTCACCGGCACCTACCTGCTCTATGTCAAGCCCGCCCACCAGTACTGGCTGATCGCGGGCGGCCTGATCATGGTCGCCTTGGCGGCGGTGTCCATCGGGCGTGACCTGATGTCGACCCGTGAGCCCGCGCAGCCCGCGGTGAAGCTCAACTTCGGCGCCGACAGCGACGGTGCCGAGCCCGCCCCGGCCCCGGCCGCCCACGGCGACCACCACGACGATCACACCGACGAACACGGCGACCACCACCACTCCGCGAAGAGCGCGTGGCTGCTGCTGCTCCCGGTGCTCGCGATCTTCCTGGTGGCCCCGCCCGCCCTGGGCGCCGACTCCGTCATGCGCGGCGACAACCGTGCCGCCGCCACCCGCTCGTCGGGCACCGACGGCTCCACCGCGTTCCCGCCCATCCCTCAGGGCGACGTCGTCTCCCTGGCGATGAGCGACTTCGCCGCCCGCGCGGCCTGGGACTCGGGCAAGTCGCTCGACAACCGGACGGTGCGCCTGACCGGCTTCGTGGTGACCCAGGACGGCGCCACCTACCTGGCCCGCCTGTCCATCGCCTGCTGCGCCGCCGACGCCTTCCCGGTCAAGGTCAAGCTCGACGGCCCGGGCACCGCGGGACTGGCGAACGACACGTGGCTGGAGGTGACGGGCCAGTTCCAGCCGGGCACCGCCACCAAGGAGACGGACTACGTCCCGTCGATGACGGTGGCGTCCATGGTCCAGATCCCCCAGCCCGAAAACCCGTACGAGGCCTGA
- a CDS encoding HIT domain-containing protein has translation MNADCLFCKIVAGEIPSKLVHESETTFAFRDINPQSRVHVIVVPRAHHEDAAALAEDAQLLADVLKAGAEVARIEGIDQSGYRFVFNTGDDACRTVFHAHLHVLGGEQLAGFGR, from the coding sequence ATGAATGCGGACTGCCTCTTCTGCAAGATCGTCGCCGGTGAGATCCCGTCGAAGCTCGTCCACGAATCCGAAACAACTTTTGCGTTTCGCGACATCAATCCGCAGTCCCGGGTCCACGTGATCGTCGTGCCGCGAGCCCACCACGAGGACGCCGCGGCGCTCGCCGAGGACGCCCAATTGCTTGCCGACGTGCTGAAAGCGGGCGCGGAGGTCGCCCGGATCGAGGGAATCGACCAGTCCGGATACCGGTTTGTCTTCAACACCGGAGACGATGCCTGCCGCACGGTCTTCCACGCCCACCTGCACGTTCTCGGTGGTGAGCAGTTGGCGGGCTTCGGTCGCTGA
- a CDS encoding PhoH family protein, which translates to MTGTDPRPSDAPTPQHDAQSRFSIPEGAVLALLGSRDENLRLAEELLDADVHVRGNEVTLTGAPADVAFAERVFTELATLATRGQQVGPDTVRRTVAMLSVDSAESPADVLSLDILSRRGRTIRPKTLNQKRYVDSIDANTVVFGIGPAGTGKTYLAMAKAVQALQAKQVSRIILTRPAVEAGERLGFLPGTLFDKIDPYLRPLYDALHDMIEPESIPRLMQAGTIEVAPLAYMRGRTLNDAFIILDEAQNTTPEQMKMFLTRLGFGSKIVVTGDITQIDLPGGQRSGLKVVKEILDGVDDVHFALLTSSDVVRHKLVGDIVDAYERWQVVQDEAEETHRGPVRAGGRRQGR; encoded by the coding sequence GTGACCGGCACCGATCCCCGACCTTCCGACGCGCCAACTCCACAGCACGACGCCCAGTCGCGGTTCTCCATCCCCGAAGGTGCCGTTCTCGCCCTGCTCGGGTCGCGAGACGAGAACCTCCGCCTCGCGGAGGAACTGCTCGACGCCGACGTCCATGTCCGCGGCAACGAGGTCACGCTGACCGGCGCCCCCGCCGATGTGGCCTTCGCCGAGCGGGTGTTCACCGAACTCGCCACCCTCGCCACCCGCGGGCAGCAGGTCGGCCCGGACACGGTCCGCCGCACGGTCGCGATGCTGTCCGTCGACTCGGCCGAGTCGCCCGCGGACGTGCTCAGCCTCGACATCCTGTCCCGGCGCGGCCGCACGATCCGCCCCAAGACGCTCAACCAGAAGCGCTACGTCGACTCGATCGACGCCAACACCGTCGTGTTCGGCATCGGGCCCGCCGGCACAGGCAAGACGTACCTGGCGATGGCGAAGGCCGTGCAGGCGCTGCAGGCCAAGCAGGTCAGCCGCATCATCCTGACCCGCCCGGCGGTCGAGGCGGGGGAGCGGCTCGGCTTCCTGCCCGGCACGCTGTTCGACAAGATCGACCCATACCTGCGCCCGCTCTACGACGCGCTGCACGACATGATCGAGCCGGAGTCGATCCCGCGGCTCATGCAGGCGGGCACCATCGAGGTCGCGCCGCTGGCATACATGCGTGGGCGCACGTTGAATGACGCGTTCATCATTCTCGACGAGGCGCAGAACACGACGCCCGAGCAGATGAAGATGTTCCTGACCCGACTGGGCTTCGGCTCCAAGATCGTGGTCACCGGCGACATCACCCAGATCGACCTCCCCGGCGGGCAGCGCAGCGGCCTCAAGGTCGTCAAGGAGATCCTCGACGGCGTGGACGACGTGCACTTCGCCCTGCTGACCAGCTCCGACGTGGTGCGCCACAAGCTCGTCGGCGACATCGTCGACGCCTACGAGCGCTGGCAGGTCGTGCAGGACGAAGCCGAGGAAACCCACCGAGGCCCGGTCCGTGCGGGTGGCCGCAGGCAGGGCCGCTGA
- a CDS encoding RDD family protein codes for MASAHRADLERVEIGELGEVTLATVAGRCAARLIDTVAVAAPAAIAATLIWPGNGLLALLLIAAVGIAYDTALVAARGSTPGKALLRLGVVDAETGADPGPLSAGLRAVGHWTLPGAAGIVVYGLLGLLLPDALAGVCAVAAGLLVVVSPLFDEGRRCGLADRAAGTVVLLHPRI; via the coding sequence TTGGCCTCAGCACACCGCGCGGACCTGGAACGGGTCGAGATCGGCGAGCTGGGCGAGGTCACGTTGGCGACGGTCGCCGGGCGGTGCGCCGCCCGGCTGATCGACACCGTCGCCGTCGCGGCTCCGGCGGCCATCGCGGCGACCCTGATCTGGCCGGGAAACGGGCTGCTCGCCCTGCTCCTGATCGCCGCTGTCGGGATCGCCTACGACACCGCGCTCGTGGCGGCCCGAGGGTCCACTCCGGGTAAGGCACTCCTGCGGCTCGGCGTCGTCGACGCCGAGACGGGCGCCGACCCGGGCCCGCTGTCGGCGGGATTGCGGGCCGTGGGCCACTGGACCTTGCCGGGCGCTGCCGGGATCGTGGTCTACGGGCTGCTGGGGCTCCTTCTTCCCGACGCCCTGGCGGGCGTCTGTGCCGTCGCTGCCGGGTTGCTGGTGGTGGTGAGCCCGCTCTTCGACGAGGGGCGCAGGTGTGGCCTGGCGGACCGGGCGGCGGGAACCGTGGTCCTGCTGCACCCGCGGATCTGA
- a CDS encoding hemolysin family protein, with the protein MSADSAGLLVIAVLLILAAGCFAAADAALSAASKARVEGLLRMGRRGARQLLAVVNDRPRHINLLLLLRLSCELAATVLVAVICLRSITPGWFAGFVAAVGMIVASYVLVGVGPRTIGRQHPYGVGLVAAGPVRALGTVLGPLSRLLILIGNAITPGKGFREGPFSSEVELRELVDLAEERGVVDADEREMIHSVFELRGTIAREVMVPRTEMVWIEQTKSVRQALALSLRTGYTRLPVIGETVDDIVGVVNLKDLVRASMESAAELQKTADVMSVAAFVPDTKPVDDLLREMQKSKNHLAIAVDEYGGTAGLLTIEDILEEIVGEITDESDTDDRPPVEHLEDGACRVSSRLAVEDLGDLFGLELDGQDVETVGGLLAQRLGRVPLPGAEAEIAGLRFRAEGGKDARGRMRITSVVVRRAESDAESEQERSPERG; encoded by the coding sequence GTGTCAGCCGACTCGGCCGGTCTTCTGGTCATCGCGGTCCTGCTGATCTTGGCCGCGGGGTGTTTCGCCGCCGCCGACGCGGCCCTCTCGGCCGCCTCCAAGGCGCGCGTCGAAGGCTTGCTCCGCATGGGCAGACGGGGCGCGCGACAGCTTCTGGCCGTCGTCAACGACCGGCCGCGCCACATCAACCTGCTGCTCCTGCTCCGGCTGAGCTGCGAACTGGCCGCGACCGTCCTGGTGGCCGTGATCTGCCTGCGCTCGATCACGCCGGGCTGGTTCGCCGGGTTCGTCGCCGCGGTCGGGATGATCGTCGCCTCCTACGTCCTCGTCGGCGTCGGACCGCGCACCATCGGCCGTCAGCACCCGTACGGAGTCGGTTTGGTAGCCGCGGGACCGGTAAGGGCTCTAGGGACTGTCCTCGGGCCGTTATCCCGGCTGCTGATCCTTATCGGTAACGCGATAACCCCCGGTAAGGGCTTCCGCGAGGGCCCGTTCTCCTCCGAGGTCGAACTGCGCGAGCTGGTCGACCTGGCCGAGGAACGCGGAGTCGTCGACGCCGACGAGCGCGAGATGATCCACTCGGTGTTCGAGCTGCGCGGCACGATCGCCCGCGAGGTCATGGTGCCCCGCACCGAGATGGTGTGGATCGAGCAGACCAAGTCGGTCCGCCAAGCCCTCGCGCTGTCCTTGCGCACCGGCTACACGCGGCTGCCGGTGATCGGGGAGACCGTCGACGACATCGTCGGCGTGGTCAACCTCAAAGACCTGGTCCGCGCGTCCATGGAGTCGGCCGCCGAGCTGCAGAAGACCGCGGACGTGATGAGCGTGGCGGCGTTCGTCCCCGACACCAAGCCTGTCGACGACTTGCTTCGCGAGATGCAGAAGTCCAAGAACCACTTGGCCATCGCGGTCGACGAGTACGGCGGCACCGCGGGTCTGCTGACGATCGAGGACATCCTGGAGGAGATCGTCGGCGAGATCACCGACGAGTCCGACACCGACGACCGCCCGCCGGTGGAGCACCTCGAAGACGGTGCCTGCCGGGTCAGCTCCCGGCTCGCCGTGGAAGACCTTGGGGACCTGTTCGGCCTCGAACTCGACGGCCAGGACGTGGAGACCGTCGGCGGCTTGCTTGCCCAGCGACTGGGACGTGTGCCACTGCCCGGTGCGGAGGCGGAGATCGCCGGGCTACGGTTCCGGGCCGAGGGCGGGAAAGACGCGCGCGGTCGGATGCGGATCACCTCGGTGGTCGTGCGGCGCGCGGAGTCCGACGCCGAATCCGAGCAGGAGAGGAGCCCCGAGCGTGGCTGA
- the recO gene encoding DNA repair protein RecO translates to MSLYRDTGVVLRVQKLGEADRIITLITQKHGKVRAVAKGVRRTTSRLGARVEPFAHVDVQFYTGRTLDVITQVQTLDAFGAGIVNDYQRYTAACVVLETADRMSAEEGEPVFRLYLLVAGALRALADGQRDASLVLDAFLLRAMAFAGWSPAITECARCGDPGPHRAFSVHAGGSVCPKCKPPGSASPPFEVLSLMDALATGVWDIAERSTESSRREASGLVAALLQWHLERQLRSLPLVERRRVEERTPARESP, encoded by the coding sequence GTGAGCCTGTATCGCGACACCGGCGTGGTGCTGCGCGTGCAGAAACTCGGTGAAGCCGACCGGATCATCACGCTCATCACGCAGAAGCACGGCAAGGTCCGCGCCGTGGCCAAGGGTGTGCGCCGCACGACCTCGCGGCTCGGCGCCCGGGTCGAGCCGTTCGCGCACGTCGACGTCCAGTTCTACACGGGACGGACCCTCGACGTGATCACCCAGGTCCAGACCCTCGACGCGTTCGGCGCGGGCATCGTCAACGACTACCAGCGCTACACGGCGGCGTGTGTCGTCCTGGAGACCGCCGACCGGATGTCGGCGGAGGAGGGCGAACCCGTCTTCCGGCTGTACCTGCTCGTCGCCGGGGCGCTGCGCGCACTGGCCGACGGCCAACGCGACGCCTCGCTGGTCCTCGACGCGTTCCTGTTGCGCGCCATGGCTTTCGCCGGCTGGTCACCGGCGATCACCGAATGCGCCCGTTGCGGCGACCCCGGTCCGCACCGGGCGTTCAGCGTGCACGCGGGCGGGTCGGTGTGCCCCAAGTGCAAGCCCCCGGGCTCGGCGAGCCCGCCGTTCGAGGTGCTGTCTCTCATGGACGCGTTGGCCACGGGCGTCTGGGACATCGCCGAAAGGTCCACTGAGTCATCGCGGCGCGAGGCCAGCGGCCTGGTCGCGGCTTTGCTGCAGTGGCACCTCGAACGCCAACTCCGGTCGCTGCCGTTGGTCGAACGCCGTCGCGTCGAGGAACGCACGCCTGCCCGCGAATCGCCGTAG
- a CDS encoding permease, whose translation MSKEPADQADPVEAVSPAQDGATAQSEAEATSSVAVADRAETKPAEQPKRGITSLEVLCGLLVVALIGQQWLASWLDVPAIQTGSTIFVAVCVQALPFLVLGVMISGAIAAFVPATLLDKMLPKKQAFAVPVAGVAGVALPTCECAAVPVARRLMQQGVPTSVALAFLLAAPAVNPIVLVATSVAFPNSPGMVAARLVGSLATAIIMGWLWARFGKAEWIIERALRRLPEQDGRSRWRMFFETSRADLVDAGGFLVIGGFTAAVLNVAIPREWINTLGEQIILGVIVMAVLAVLLALCSEADAFVAASIAGMPLLPKLVFLVVGPAIDVKLFALQAGTFGKSFAIRFAPATFIVAVACAVISGVIFLGGVG comes from the coding sequence ATGAGCAAAGAACCGGCTGACCAAGCCGACCCTGTCGAGGCCGTTTCGCCTGCTCAGGACGGCGCCACCGCGCAGTCCGAGGCCGAGGCGACGTCCAGTGTCGCTGTGGCCGACCGAGCCGAGACCAAGCCGGCCGAGCAGCCCAAGCGCGGCATCACCTCCCTTGAGGTGCTGTGCGGCCTGCTGGTCGTCGCCCTGATCGGGCAGCAATGGCTGGCGTCCTGGCTCGACGTCCCGGCCATCCAGACCGGCTCGACGATCTTCGTCGCCGTCTGCGTCCAGGCGCTGCCGTTCCTCGTCCTCGGCGTGATGATCAGCGGCGCCATCGCGGCCTTCGTGCCCGCGACGCTGCTCGACAAGATGTTGCCGAAGAAGCAGGCCTTCGCCGTCCCCGTGGCGGGTGTCGCGGGCGTGGCGCTGCCGACGTGTGAGTGCGCCGCGGTCCCGGTGGCCCGCAGGCTCATGCAGCAGGGCGTGCCGACGTCGGTCGCGCTGGCGTTCCTGCTGGCCGCGCCCGCGGTCAACCCGATCGTCCTGGTCGCCACCAGCGTCGCGTTCCCGAACAGCCCGGGCATGGTCGCGGCCCGCCTGGTCGGCTCGCTCGCGACGGCGATCATCATGGGCTGGCTGTGGGCCCGCTTCGGCAAGGCCGAGTGGATCATCGAGCGGGCCCTGCGCAGGCTGCCTGAGCAGGACGGCCGCTCCCGCTGGCGGATGTTCTTCGAGACCTCCCGCGCCGACCTGGTCGACGCCGGCGGCTTCCTGGTCATCGGCGGCTTCACCGCCGCCGTGCTGAACGTCGCGATCCCGCGGGAGTGGATCAACACGCTCGGCGAGCAGATCATCCTGGGCGTCATCGTGATGGCCGTCCTCGCGGTGCTGCTGGCCCTGTGCAGTGAGGCCGACGCGTTCGTCGCCGCCTCCATCGCGGGCATGCCGCTGCTGCCGAAGCTGGTCTTCCTGGTGGTCGGCCCGGCCATCGACGTGAAGCTGTTCGCCCTGCAGGCGGGCACCTTCGGCAAGTCCTTCGCGATCCGCTTCGCACCCGCCACGTTCATCGTGGCCGTGGCGTGCGCGGTCATCTCAGGCGTGATCTTCCTCGGGGGTGTCGGATGA
- a CDS encoding isoprenyl transferase → MLRRRRDSRRESGRPVAPPEPHPSGARPPAIPAEFVPKHVAIVMDGNGRWANQRGLTRIEGHKRGEAQVVEAARGCIEMGVKWLSLYAFSTENWRRSPEEVRFLMGFSRDVIGRRTDELDEMGVRVRWAGRKPRLWRSVINTLESAQERTKDNDVLNLAMCINYGGRAELGDAAREIARLAAAGKINPEKVDERTIGKYLYQPEMPDVDLFIRPSGEERTSNFLLWQSAYAEMVFQDVLWPDFDRLHLWQAIETYARRDRRFGAAADSAEVAAQLNPGGGA, encoded by the coding sequence GTGCTGCGACGGCGGCGGGACAGCAGGCGCGAGTCGGGACGCCCGGTGGCGCCCCCGGAACCGCACCCCTCCGGCGCCCGCCCACCCGCCATCCCGGCCGAGTTCGTGCCCAAGCACGTCGCGATCGTCATGGACGGCAACGGCCGCTGGGCCAACCAGCGCGGCCTCACCCGCATCGAGGGACACAAGCGCGGCGAGGCGCAGGTCGTCGAGGCGGCGCGCGGCTGCATCGAGATGGGCGTCAAGTGGCTCTCCCTCTACGCGTTCTCCACCGAGAACTGGCGGCGCAGCCCCGAGGAGGTCCGCTTCCTCATGGGCTTCTCCCGCGACGTCATCGGCCGCCGCACCGACGAACTGGACGAGATGGGTGTCCGCGTCCGCTGGGCGGGCCGCAAGCCGCGGCTGTGGCGCAGCGTCATCAACACGCTCGAGTCCGCGCAGGAGCGCACGAAGGACAACGACGTGCTCAACCTCGCCATGTGCATCAACTACGGCGGCCGCGCCGAACTCGGTGACGCGGCCCGCGAGATCGCCCGGCTCGCAGCCGCCGGGAAGATCAACCCCGAGAAGGTCGACGAGCGCACGATCGGGAAGTACCTCTACCAGCCCGAGATGCCCGACGTGGACCTCTTCATCCGGCCGTCGGGGGAGGAGCGCACGTCGAACTTCCTGCTGTGGCAGTCGGCGTACGCGGAGATGGTGTTCCAGGACGTCCTGTGGCCCGACTTCGACCGCCTCCACCTCTGGCAGGCGATCGAGACCTACGCCCGCCGCGACCGCCGGTTCGGCGCCGCGGCCGACTCGGCCGAGGTGGCCGCCCAGCTCAACCCAGGAGGAGGCGCATGA
- the era gene encoding GTPase Era, translating into MTSSTEGHRSGFACFVGRPNAGKSTLTNALVGSKVAITSSKPQTTRHAIRGIVHRDDAQLVLVDTPGLHRPRTLLGQRLNDIVRETWSEVDVVGFCVPADQKVGPGDKFIAAELAKVAKRTPIIGVITKTDLVSPDQVVEQLIALQDVMEFAELIPVSAVDGFQVQTLTDLLVARLPEGPQLYPGGELTDEPEATLVAELIREAALEGVRDELPHSIAVTVDEMIPREGRDDMLDIHALLYVERPSQKGIILGHRGERLKAVGSTARKHIEALLGTRVYLDLHVKVAKDWQRDPKQLRRLGF; encoded by the coding sequence GTGACCAGCAGCACCGAAGGGCATCGATCCGGTTTCGCCTGTTTCGTCGGCAGACCCAACGCGGGCAAGTCCACGCTCACCAACGCCCTCGTCGGCAGCAAGGTCGCGATCACCTCCAGCAAGCCGCAGACGACCCGGCACGCCATCCGCGGCATCGTCCACCGGGACGACGCCCAGCTCGTCCTCGTCGACACCCCGGGCCTGCACCGGCCGCGCACCCTGCTCGGCCAGCGGCTCAACGACATCGTCCGCGAGACGTGGTCCGAAGTGGACGTCGTCGGGTTCTGTGTGCCCGCCGACCAGAAGGTCGGACCCGGCGACAAGTTCATCGCCGCGGAACTGGCGAAGGTGGCCAAGCGGACCCCGATCATCGGCGTGATCACCAAGACCGACCTCGTGTCCCCGGACCAGGTCGTCGAGCAGCTGATCGCGCTGCAGGACGTGATGGAGTTCGCCGAGCTGATCCCGGTCTCGGCGGTCGACGGCTTCCAGGTGCAGACGCTCACCGACCTGTTGGTCGCGCGGCTGCCGGAGGGCCCGCAGCTCTACCCGGGCGGCGAGCTGACCGACGAGCCGGAGGCGACCCTTGTCGCCGAACTGATTCGCGAAGCGGCACTTGAGGGCGTGCGCGACGAGCTGCCGCACTCCATCGCGGTGACGGTCGACGAGATGATCCCGCGCGAAGGCCGCGACGACATGCTCGACATCCACGCGCTGCTCTATGTGGAACGGCCCAGCCAGAAGGGCATCATCCTGGGCCACCGGGGCGAGCGGCTCAAGGCGGTCGGCTCGACCGCGCGCAAGCACATCGAGGCCCTGCTCGGCACGCGCGTCTACCTCGACCTGCACGTCAAGGTCGCCAAGGACTGGCAGCGCGACCCGAAGCAGCTCCGCCGCCTGGGGTTCTGA
- a CDS encoding cytidine deaminase: MAELDPEDAKIVTLARSSRARTGAAEGAAVRDTDGRTYAAATVALPSLKLTALQAAVAAAVSSGAEGLEAAAVVTESGDIDPDSLAAVRDLNADAPVYRADPSGAVAR; encoded by the coding sequence GTGGCTGAGCTGGACCCTGAGGACGCCAAGATCGTGACCCTGGCGCGGTCGAGCAGGGCCCGGACCGGTGCCGCCGAGGGCGCCGCCGTCCGCGACACCGACGGCCGGACCTACGCCGCCGCGACCGTCGCCCTTCCGTCGCTCAAGCTGACCGCGCTGCAGGCCGCCGTGGCCGCCGCGGTGTCCAGCGGCGCCGAAGGCCTCGAAGCCGCCGCCGTCGTCACCGAATCGGGTGACATCGATCCCGACTCGCTGGCCGCTGTGCGCGACCTCAACGCCGACGCGCCCGTCTACCGCGCGGACCCGTCCGGCGCCGTCGCGCGGTGA
- a CDS encoding Fur family transcriptional regulator: protein MTATDRASATVPGKRSTKQRTAVTQLLDQLDDFRSAQELHEELRKRGEGIGLTTVYRTLQSLADAGEIDVLRTDSGEAIYRRCSSHHHHHLVCRECGHTVEVEGPAVERWADRVAEENGFSQVSHTVEIFGTCANCV from the coding sequence GTGACCGCGACCGACCGCGCCTCAGCCACTGTCCCCGGCAAGCGTTCGACGAAGCAGCGCACCGCCGTGACCCAGTTGCTCGACCAACTCGACGACTTCCGCTCCGCTCAGGAACTGCACGAGGAACTGCGCAAGCGCGGCGAGGGCATCGGCCTGACGACCGTCTACCGCACCCTGCAGTCGCTCGCGGACGCGGGCGAGATCGACGTACTGCGCACTGACTCCGGTGAGGCCATCTACCGCCGGTGCTCAAGCCACCACCACCATCACCTGGTGTGCCGCGAATGCGGACACACCGTCGAGGTGGAGGGCCCCGCCGTGGAGCGGTGGGCCGACCGCGTGGCCGAGGAGAACGGCTTCTCCCAGGTCAGCCACACCGTCGAGATCTTCGGCACCTGCGCCAACTGCGTCTGA
- a CDS encoding ArsR/SmtB family transcription factor, producing the protein MRTSIVTSEAASHELRAAAEQHEHSPDRPAVPPAHRRPATTLTAAGDLLRALAAPVRIAIVLELREADRCVHELVDALNVAQPLISQHLRVLKSAGVVYGERHGREVVYRLVDEHLSHIVVDAVAHVEEGNPQ; encoded by the coding sequence ATGAGGACGTCGATCGTGACCTCGGAAGCCGCGTCGCACGAGCTGCGGGCAGCCGCCGAGCAGCACGAGCACTCCCCTGACCGTCCCGCCGTTCCCCCCGCGCACCGACGGCCCGCCACCACGCTGACCGCCGCGGGAGACCTCCTGCGCGCTCTGGCCGCGCCGGTGCGGATCGCCATCGTGCTGGAGTTGCGGGAGGCCGACCGCTGCGTCCACGAACTGGTGGACGCGCTGAATGTGGCTCAGCCGCTCATCAGCCAGCACCTGCGCGTGCTGAAGTCCGCGGGCGTCGTCTACGGCGAACGACACGGCCGCGAAGTCGTCTACCGGCTGGTGGACGAACACCTGTCCCACATCGTCGTCGACGCAGTCGCCCACGTGGAGGAAGGCAACCCGCAGTGA
- the ybeY gene encoding rRNA maturation RNase YbeY has protein sequence MSIEIANESGVAVDEASIVAAARFALDRMNVSKLAELSVLLVELDVMSDLHERWMDLPGPTDVMAFPMDELENARRPDAPEAGPALLGDIVLCPAFAKDQARKAGHSLIDELHLLTVHGVLHLLGYDHAEPAEEREMFTLQKRILADFRTAAAEAKRRAAQRVEDDKLLGAVGLSESDKTGEH, from the coding sequence GTGAGTATCGAGATCGCCAATGAGTCAGGGGTGGCGGTCGACGAGGCGTCCATCGTCGCGGCGGCCCGCTTCGCCTTGGACCGGATGAACGTCAGCAAGCTGGCGGAGCTGTCGGTGCTGCTCGTGGAGTTGGACGTGATGTCCGACCTGCACGAGCGCTGGATGGATCTGCCCGGCCCGACCGACGTCATGGCGTTCCCCATGGACGAGTTGGAGAACGCCCGGCGCCCCGACGCGCCCGAGGCCGGTCCGGCGCTGCTCGGCGACATCGTGCTGTGCCCGGCCTTCGCCAAGGATCAAGCGCGCAAGGCGGGCCACAGCCTGATCGATGAGCTGCACCTGCTGACCGTGCACGGCGTGCTCCACCTGCTGGGCTACGACCACGCGGAGCCCGCGGAGGAGCGTGAGATGTTCACGCTGCAGAAGCGCATCCTCGCCGACTTCCGCACGGCGGCCGCCGAGGCCAAGCGCCGCGCGGCGCAGCGGGTCGAGGACGACAAGCTGCTCGGCGCGGTGGGGCTCAGCGAGTCGGACAAGACCGGGGAACACTGA